Proteins encoded together in one Nitrosopumilus sp. window:
- the psmB gene encoding archaeal proteasome endopeptidase complex subunit beta: MSNNVEEKILHGTTTVGIKAKDGVVLCADMRASAGYFIANNNTMKIQKIDLHAGLTLAGGVADAQNIVDILRYHSNLHRVEKQGPISIHSLARLCSLIFHQNRGYPFMADILVGGYDAEGPALFNIDMFGSVEKKSYVTTGSGSPVAYGLLEEEYRDDLTIEEAKKIALRAVKAAIVRNIGTGDGINIAVMDKDGFRLLTDEQKKAVIEL, encoded by the coding sequence TTGTCAAATAATGTTGAAGAAAAAATTCTGCACGGGACTACCACTGTAGGTATCAAGGCTAAAGACGGTGTCGTATTATGCGCTGATATGAGAGCAAGTGCAGGTTACTTTATTGCAAATAACAATACTATGAAAATCCAGAAAATTGACTTACATGCAGGTCTTACTTTGGCTGGAGGGGTTGCAGATGCACAAAATATTGTTGATATTCTTCGCTATCATTCTAATTTACACAGAGTTGAAAAACAAGGTCCGATTTCAATTCATTCTCTTGCAAGACTTTGCTCATTAATCTTCCATCAAAATAGAGGTTATCCATTCATGGCTGATATTTTGGTTGGTGGATATGATGCTGAAGGTCCTGCATTGTTTAACATCGATATGTTTGGATCAGTTGAAAAGAAATCATATGTTACAACCGGAAGCGGTTCTCCAGTAGCTTATGGTTTACTTGAAGAAGAATACCGAGATGACCTGACAATCGAGGAAGCAAAAAAAATAGCTCTACGAGCTGTTAAAGCAGCAATAGTTAGAAACATTGGTACAGGTGATGGAATCAACATCGCTGTAATGGATAAAGATGGATTCCGTCTTTTAACCGATGAACAAAAGAAAGCTGTTATCGAACTTTAG
- a CDS encoding beta-CASP ribonuclease aCPSF1, translating to MQRKQQQKELPPSSQNIMATILQSIPKEAGVTKIEYEGPRIALYTNSPRYLMENNETISNLVNIIKKRIVVRTDESIRKPEDEARKILADCVPPEAKLEGTLFDTATGEVSVEAKRPWLLQRNAQEFNHAEITEKIGWKLRIRKATTIPSRTIQTINATLKQASAERSKQLKQVGDEIFRPRLSQRTEVSLYTLGGFGQVGRSSLLLSTPESKILIDCGINPGARSPMDAYPRLDSLNLTLDELDAVVIGHAHLDHTGFLPALCKYGYKGPIYCTEPTLPMMNLIQLDAIKVAAAQGRTPIYSERDVKQIMRQTITLPYGTVTDISPDIKLVLANAGHILGSALCHFHIGNGDHNFVYSGDIKFGKSILFEAASWNFPRVETLLIESTYGLKEDIQPSRQEVESAFINAVNNTLADGGKVLIPIPAVGRAQEIMMVIDHYMKSGEMIEAPVFTEGMISEASAIHESYPEYLARELKQKILETDDNPFDSEYFTNIEHADAREEPMREDSPCIILATSGMLEGGPVLEYFKNIAPDKKSKVLFVSYQVNGTMGRRVLDGSKQVSMLGKEGKVEVVSVNCSVEKLDGFSGHSDYNQLMSFVQRLRPKLRRVLVNHGERKKSENLAMNIRRMYKVPAHYPQIQEAIKLF from the coding sequence ATGCAAAGAAAACAACAACAAAAAGAATTACCTCCTAGTAGCCAGAATATAATGGCAACCATACTGCAAAGTATTCCTAAAGAAGCAGGAGTTACAAAAATAGAATATGAGGGACCAAGAATTGCACTTTATACAAACTCACCACGTTATCTAATGGAAAATAATGAAACAATTTCCAATCTTGTTAATATCATTAAGAAAAGAATTGTAGTTAGAACTGATGAATCCATTAGAAAACCAGAAGATGAAGCTAGAAAAATTCTTGCAGATTGTGTTCCACCAGAAGCTAAACTAGAAGGTACTCTATTTGATACTGCAACAGGAGAAGTATCCGTTGAAGCAAAACGACCTTGGTTATTACAGAGAAATGCACAAGAATTCAATCATGCTGAAATTACTGAAAAAATAGGATGGAAATTACGTATTAGAAAAGCTACGACCATTCCTTCAAGGACAATTCAGACCATTAATGCAACTCTAAAACAGGCTTCAGCTGAGAGAAGTAAGCAACTCAAACAAGTCGGAGATGAAATCTTTAGACCAAGACTCTCTCAACGAACAGAAGTATCACTTTACACCCTTGGAGGATTTGGACAAGTAGGAAGATCTTCTCTTTTACTATCAACTCCTGAAAGTAAGATCCTCATTGATTGTGGAATTAACCCTGGCGCTCGTTCTCCAATGGATGCATATCCCAGATTAGATTCACTAAATCTCACTTTGGATGAACTTGATGCAGTAGTAATTGGACATGCACATTTGGATCATACCGGATTTTTGCCTGCTTTGTGTAAATATGGATACAAAGGTCCTATCTATTGTACTGAACCAACTTTACCTATGATGAATCTAATTCAGTTAGATGCAATCAAAGTAGCTGCAGCCCAAGGAAGAACTCCAATTTATTCTGAACGTGATGTTAAACAAATTATGAGACAAACTATTACTTTGCCCTATGGAACTGTAACTGATATCTCCCCTGATATCAAATTGGTTCTTGCAAATGCAGGCCATATTCTTGGTTCAGCTTTATGTCACTTTCATATTGGAAATGGTGATCACAATTTTGTTTATTCAGGTGATATTAAATTTGGAAAAAGTATATTGTTTGAAGCTGCAAGTTGGAATTTTCCAAGAGTTGAAACTCTGTTAATTGAAAGTACGTATGGACTTAAGGAAGATATTCAGCCAAGCAGACAAGAAGTTGAATCTGCTTTCATTAATGCAGTAAACAATACTCTTGCCGATGGAGGAAAAGTCTTGATTCCAATTCCTGCAGTTGGGCGTGCACAAGAAATTATGATGGTAATTGATCATTACATGAAATCCGGAGAAATGATTGAAGCTCCAGTATTTACAGAAGGAATGATCTCTGAAGCATCAGCAATACATGAGTCATATCCAGAATATCTTGCAAGAGAACTTAAACAAAAGATACTAGAGACAGATGATAATCCGTTTGATTCTGAATATTTTACCAATATTGAACATGCAGATGCTAGAGAAGAGCCAATGAGAGAAGATTCGCCATGTATTATTTTAGCAACATCAGGAATGTTAGAAGGAGGTCCAGTTTTAGAATACTTCAAAAATATTGCACCTGATAAGAAGAGCAAAGTCTTGTTTGTATCATATCAAGTTAATGGAACTATGGGAAGAAGAGTTCTTGATGGTTCTAAACAGGTCTCCATGTTAGGTAAAGAAGGTAAAGTTGAAGTAGTATCAGTAAATTGTAGTGTTGAAAAACTTGATGGTTTTAGTGGACATAGTGATTATAATCAACTAATGTCATTCGTTCAAAGACTTAGACCTAAACTTCGAAGAGTTTTGGTTAATCATGGTGAACGTAAAAAATCTGAAAATCTTGCAATGAATATTAGACGAATGTATAAAGTACCTGCACACTATCCGCAAATTCAAGAAGCAATAAAATTATTTTAG
- the sepF gene encoding cell division protein SepF translates to MQKQENPTYLKAITIRDISDVHSIKEDIKKEMILILRVTPLAQKDVEQLRKVVEELYSIAKAADADIARLGEERIIVAPSSIKIWKPEYDLK, encoded by the coding sequence ATGCAAAAACAAGAAAATCCCACATATCTCAAAGCAATTACAATCAGAGACATCAGCGATGTTCATTCTATAAAAGAAGACATCAAAAAAGAGATGATATTGATTCTACGAGTAACTCCATTAGCCCAAAAAGATGTGGAACAACTTCGTAAAGTAGTTGAAGAATTGTATTCTATTGCAAAAGCTGCTGATGCAGATATTGCAAGATTAGGTGAGGAGAGAATAATTGTTGCTCCATCAAGTATTAAAATCTGGAAACCAGAGTACGATCTAAAATAA
- a CDS encoding tRNA (5-methylaminomethyl-2-thiouridylate)-methyltransferase — MYDAKFVYGILIPNNVTEEKEKKKVVALLSGGLDSQLAVRMMQEQGFEVSAVAIKTPFCDFDCGRGCGFEIRERADDLNVNLKTVYLGDEYIEMLKHPKHGIGAGFNPCVDCRSMMFDAAKKHMEEIGAEFIISGEVLGQRPMSQHAPALRTIEKESGLVGKIVRPLSAALLPETIPEKEGLIKRENLGMIKGRTRRNQLEMAKQYGIENPPNAGGGCLLTDPQFGVKAKDLFTHTETPTINDIDLLKIGRHFRLDEETKFVVGRNKDENEMIQAIALPDDILLEAKDHVGPVSILRGKNAKMHVKFAASVTLRYSDAPKNEQSIVVVKKDNISEEISAEKVEEEYYIKYRI; from the coding sequence ATGTATGATGCAAAGTTTGTATATGGAATTTTGATCCCAAATAATGTGACTGAAGAAAAAGAGAAGAAGAAAGTAGTTGCTTTATTGTCTGGTGGACTAGATAGTCAACTTGCAGTAAGAATGATGCAAGAACAAGGTTTTGAAGTATCAGCTGTTGCAATTAAAACTCCATTTTGTGATTTTGATTGTGGACGAGGATGTGGTTTTGAAATTAGAGAAAGAGCTGATGATCTTAATGTTAATTTAAAAACTGTTTATCTAGGCGATGAATACATTGAAATGCTAAAGCATCCTAAACATGGAATTGGTGCAGGATTTAATCCATGTGTAGATTGCAGATCTATGATGTTTGATGCAGCAAAAAAACACATGGAAGAAATTGGTGCAGAGTTTATTATTTCAGGAGAAGTTTTAGGACAAAGACCAATGAGTCAACATGCACCAGCGTTAAGAACTATTGAAAAAGAATCAGGATTAGTTGGAAAAATTGTCAGACCATTATCAGCAGCATTGTTACCAGAAACAATTCCAGAAAAAGAAGGGTTGATCAAAAGAGAAAATCTTGGAATGATTAAAGGAAGAACAAGAAGGAATCAATTAGAGATGGCAAAACAATATGGTATTGAAAACCCACCAAATGCTGGAGGTGGTTGTCTTTTAACTGATCCACAATTTGGTGTTAAAGCTAAAGATTTGTTTACACATACTGAAACACCAACGATTAACGATATTGATTTGTTAAAGATTGGAAGACATTTCAGATTAGATGAAGAAACGAAATTTGTAGTAGGAAGAAATAAGGATGAAAATGAAATGATTCAGGCAATTGCATTACCTGATGATATTTTACTTGAAGCTAAAGATCATGTAGGACCAGTTTCAATTTTACGTGGTAAAAATGCAAAAATGCATGTAAAATTTGCAGCATCAGTTACATTAAGATATTCAGACGCTCCAAAAAACGAACAATCAATTGTTGTTGTAAAAAAAGATAACATATCTGAAGAAATTTCAGCAGAAAAAGTAGAAGAAGAGTATTACATAAAATACAGAATTTAG